A window from Halorubrum sp. BV1 encodes these proteins:
- a CDS encoding magnesium transporter → MSAPPDASEPPDRPLPDEWSIPRIVRTMVPLLAVLSVLQLISGTVLQTYEATLVQYPALLVLVPVQIGTAGNLASITCSRLTTQLHLGTYELSLSNPELRANAGAVFALAGTVFGVVGIAAWAIGLALGGALGLGRVLLVSLSSGMLLAGLVVVTSVAAVEASYRVGLNPDDTTIPVVTNVCDIAGVLILFAVVTLVV, encoded by the coding sequence ATGAGTGCTCCACCAGACGCCTCTGAGCCTCCCGATCGCCCGCTGCCCGACGAGTGGTCGATCCCTCGAATCGTTCGCACGATGGTCCCACTCCTCGCCGTTCTCTCCGTGCTACAGCTCATCTCCGGGACCGTCCTCCAGACGTACGAGGCCACGCTGGTCCAATACCCGGCCCTTTTGGTGTTGGTTCCGGTCCAGATCGGTACGGCGGGGAATCTCGCATCGATCACCTGTTCGCGGCTTACCACCCAACTCCACCTCGGGACCTACGAGTTGAGTCTCTCCAATCCTGAACTCCGCGCGAACGCCGGTGCTGTCTTCGCGCTCGCGGGAACCGTCTTCGGGGTCGTCGGGATCGCCGCGTGGGCCATCGGTCTCGCGCTGGGTGGTGCGCTCGGCCTCGGACGGGTGCTTCTGGTCTCGCTGTCGTCGGGGATGCTTCTCGCGGGGCTCGTCGTGGTTACCAGCGTCGCCGCGGTGGAGGCGTCCTATCGAGTCGGCCTCAATCCCGACGACACGACTATCCCCGTCGTCACCAACGTCTGTGACATCGCCGGCGTGTTGATCCTCTTTGCCGTCGTCACACTCGTGGTGTGA
- a CDS encoding DUF2391 family protein, which translates to MKRPKTLRRPKFRVADSAQQAVGGFLLAGPFVVTEEVWVLAAGMNWVQGVLTAAIAALIGYAALYRADTDRDPEDERDIVGIPMRFVSLMIVAFGSVLVLAVLFDAPDTFLVKAGVTGVELWATTFKAVSVGAVFSVVGAATADSVF; encoded by the coding sequence ATGAAGCGGCCGAAGACCCTCCGCCGACCGAAGTTCCGCGTCGCCGACTCCGCACAGCAGGCGGTCGGTGGGTTCCTCCTCGCGGGTCCGTTCGTCGTCACCGAGGAGGTGTGGGTACTCGCCGCGGGAATGAACTGGGTTCAAGGAGTGTTGACCGCCGCGATCGCTGCGCTCATCGGCTACGCAGCCCTCTATCGGGCGGACACGGACCGCGATCCGGAGGACGAGCGGGACATCGTCGGGATACCGATGCGGTTCGTCTCGCTCATGATCGTCGCGTTCGGATCGGTTCTGGTGCTCGCGGTGCTTTTCGACGCGCCCGACACCTTCCTCGTCAAGGCGGGGGTCACCGGCGTCGAGTTGTGGGCGACGACGTTCAAGGCCGTCTCGGTCGGGGCCGTCTTCAGCGTCGTCGGCGCGGCGACCGCCGACAGCGTGTTCTGA
- a CDS encoding class I SAM-dependent methyltransferase produces MSVREEFDDWAASGRDRGMEDRHWHTAKHVLARMPVEPGDAVLDLGTGSGYALRALRERGIGRGYGLDGAPEMVRNARGYTDDDAIGFLVGDFDDLPFADDSLDHVFSMEAFYYASDPVHTLEEVRRVLKPGGTFYCAVNFFEESETTHAWQEKISIEMTRWSRAEYREAFREAGLYVAEQDAVSDREIDIPPESAFPTDDWDSREEMVDRYRTWGTLLTVGVAP; encoded by the coding sequence ATGAGTGTTCGAGAGGAATTCGACGACTGGGCCGCCTCGGGGCGTGACCGTGGCATGGAAGACAGACACTGGCACACTGCAAAACACGTTCTCGCGCGGATGCCGGTCGAACCGGGAGACGCCGTGTTGGACCTCGGTACCGGGTCCGGCTACGCCCTCCGCGCGCTGCGCGAGCGCGGGATCGGCCGCGGATATGGGCTCGACGGCGCACCCGAAATGGTCCGGAACGCACGCGGGTACACGGACGACGACGCTATCGGATTCCTGGTCGGCGACTTCGACGACCTCCCCTTCGCTGACGACTCCCTCGACCACGTCTTCTCGATGGAGGCGTTTTACTACGCGAGCGACCCGGTTCACACCCTCGAAGAGGTTCGGCGCGTGCTGAAACCCGGCGGCACGTTTTATTGTGCGGTGAACTTCTTCGAGGAGAGCGAGACGACGCACGCGTGGCAAGAGAAGATATCAATCGAGATGACGCGCTGGTCGCGCGCCGAGTACCGCGAGGCGTTCAGGGAGGCCGGTCTGTACGTCGCCGAACAGGATGCCGTCTCGGATCGCGAGATCGACATACCGCCCGAGTCGGCGTTCCCGACCGACGACTGGGACTCCCGCGAGGAGATGGTGGACCGCTACCGAACGTGGGGGACGCTGTTGACCGTCGGCGTCGCGCCCTGA